The following coding sequences are from one Nicotiana tomentosiformis chromosome 3, ASM39032v3, whole genome shotgun sequence window:
- the LOC138908379 gene encoding uncharacterized protein — protein MAEYEACILGLRLAVDVNIQELLVIRDSDLLVHQVLGEWATKNTKILPYLHCVQELIKRFAKIEFKHVPRIHNEFVDSLATLSSMIQHPDKNFIDLIPIGIHKQPIYCALVEEEFDGNPWFHDIKEYLEKGEYQENATHTQKRTLRRLMHADMIRVPPNELNITNLPWHFSGWGMDVIGPIELAASNGHSDMMKAMCETFKIKHRNCTTYKMQMNGVVEAANKNIKKILRKMVDNYKQWHEKLPFALLGYRTTVCTSTGATPYLLVYDTKAVIPAEVEIPSLRIIQEAELSDVEWV, from the exons atggcagaatatgaggcctgcatcttgggactcaggttaGCCGTCGATGTGAAcattcaggagttgctggtaatcagagattcagatctattggtgcaccaggttctaggagaatgggctactaagaataccaaaatattgccatacttgcattgtgtacaagagctgatcaagaggttcgcGAAAATAGAATTCAagcatgttccaaggattcaTAATGAATTTGTAGATTCATTAgccaccttgtcttccatgatacaacatccagacaagaatttcatcgatcttatcccaataggaattcataagcagccaATTTATTGTGCTCttgttgaagaagagtttgacGGAAATCCGTGGTTCCATGACATCAAGGAGTACTTGGAAAAGGGAGAATATCAAGAGAAtgctacacacactcagaagcgAACACTCCGAAGATTG atgcacgctgatatgatacgagtgccgccCAACGAACTCAATATAACGAATTTGCCCTGGCATTTCTCTggttggggcatggatgtcatcggaccaattgaACTTGCTGCTTCCAATGGACACAG TGAtatgatgaaagccatgtgtgaaacattcaagatcaagcatcgaaATTGCACAACATACAAGATGCAAATGAATGGGGTCGTtgaagccgccaataagaacatcaagaagatattgaggaaaatggtggacaactacaaacaatggcacgaaaaGCTACCATTTGCTTTACTAGGGTATCGAACCACAGTCtgtacatcaactggggcaactccctatCTACTGGTTTATGATACTAAAGCCGTTATTCCCGCCGAAGTGGAGATCccttccttaagaatcatacaagaagccgaGCTCAGCGACGTAGAATGGGTATGA